A window of the Enterobacteriaceae bacterium 4M9 genome harbors these coding sequences:
- the dcp gene encoding peptidyl-dipeptidase Dcp translates to MAVENPFNQVSLLPYQAPRFDVITVAHYRPAFDEAVRIKREELTAIVQNDAPPNFDNTCLALERSGQMLSRVTSVFFAMASAHTSDEIQALDEAFSGELAQLSDDIYLNERLFARIDALWNQRDTLALDNESRRLLQVMHQRFVLAGARLNAEQKARLKALNQDAARLASQFSSRLLAATKAGGLVVESREQLDGLSEAEIAIAARAAQEKGLEGRYLLGLLNTTQQPALQSLANRQTRENLFHAAWSRCEKQDANDTRDIVTRLASLRAEQAQLLGFADYASWSIADQMAQTPQAALDFMRNIVPAATKRARREQEDIAQRLRAQHSGAQVQAWDWNFYAGQVKSERYSFDEKAVRPYFALNNVLDRGVFYAASALFGLTFIERFDIPVYHDDVRVWEIFDNDGRGLALFYGDFFARDSKGGGAWMGNFVEQSTLLAQSPVIYNVCNYQKPQPGEPALLSWDETITLFHEFGHALHGLFACQRYATLSGTNTPRDFVEFPSQINEHWASHPEVFANYARHVESGEPMPEALRAKLFRATRFNKGYDMTELLSAALLDMHWHSLHVGESVVDVNAFEAAALAQESVAIEAIPPRYRSSYFAHIFGGGYAAGYYAYLWTQMLADDGFKWFEEQGGLSRENGERFREEILSRGNSSELSALYRNWRGHDPLIEPMLENRGLTDE, encoded by the coding sequence ATGGCCGTTGAAAATCCTTTTAATCAGGTAAGCCTGCTGCCTTATCAGGCACCACGCTTTGATGTGATTACCGTTGCACATTATCGCCCGGCGTTTGATGAAGCGGTGCGCATCAAACGCGAGGAGTTGACTGCCATTGTGCAAAACGATGCGCCTCCCAACTTTGACAATACCTGCCTTGCGCTGGAGCGCAGCGGGCAGATGCTTTCTCGGGTCACCAGCGTCTTTTTTGCCATGGCATCAGCACACACCAGCGATGAGATTCAGGCACTGGATGAGGCGTTTTCCGGCGAACTGGCGCAGCTTAGTGATGATATTTATCTTAACGAGCGGCTATTCGCGCGCATTGATGCGCTCTGGAACCAGCGTGACACGCTCGCGCTGGACAATGAGTCCCGGCGTTTGCTCCAGGTGATGCACCAGCGGTTTGTACTGGCTGGAGCCAGACTGAATGCAGAGCAGAAGGCGCGGCTGAAAGCGCTTAATCAGGACGCGGCGCGCCTGGCGAGCCAGTTCAGTAGCCGCCTGCTGGCGGCCACCAAAGCGGGCGGATTGGTGGTGGAGTCTCGCGAGCAGCTCGATGGGTTGAGCGAGGCGGAGATTGCCATCGCCGCACGCGCCGCGCAGGAAAAGGGGCTGGAAGGGCGTTATTTGCTGGGCTTACTCAACACTACGCAGCAGCCTGCACTGCAAAGCCTGGCGAATCGCCAGACGCGCGAAAACCTGTTTCACGCGGCCTGGTCGCGCTGTGAAAAGCAGGATGCCAACGACACCCGCGATATCGTGACTCGTCTTGCCAGCCTGCGTGCCGAGCAGGCGCAGTTGCTGGGGTTTGCGGATTACGCCAGCTGGAGCATTGCCGATCAGATGGCACAAACGCCGCAGGCGGCGCTCGATTTTATGCGCAATATTGTCCCTGCGGCCACCAAACGGGCCAGGCGTGAGCAGGAAGACATTGCACAGCGGCTACGGGCGCAGCACAGTGGGGCGCAGGTACAGGCCTGGGACTGGAACTTCTATGCCGGGCAGGTAAAGTCAGAACGCTATAGTTTTGATGAAAAGGCAGTGCGTCCTTATTTCGCGCTCAATAACGTGCTGGATCGCGGCGTATTTTATGCCGCCAGTGCGCTGTTTGGTCTGACGTTTATTGAGCGTTTTGATATTCCGGTTTATCACGATGACGTGCGCGTCTGGGAAATTTTTGATAACGACGGGCGCGGTCTGGCGCTGTTCTATGGCGATTTCTTTGCCCGCGACAGCAAAGGTGGTGGCGCCTGGATGGGCAATTTTGTCGAGCAGTCCACATTGCTGGCGCAGTCGCCGGTTATTTACAATGTGTGCAACTACCAGAAACCGCAGCCTGGCGAACCGGCGCTGCTGTCCTGGGATGAAACCATCACGCTGTTTCACGAATTCGGCCACGCGCTGCACGGTCTTTTTGCCTGCCAGCGTTACGCCACGCTCTCAGGCACCAACACGCCGCGGGACTTTGTTGAGTTTCCGTCGCAAATTAACGAGCACTGGGCAAGCCACCCTGAGGTCTTCGCCAACTATGCACGCCACGTTGAGAGTGGTGAACCGATGCCTGAGGCGTTACGTGCGAAGCTGTTTCGTGCCACGCGCTTTAATAAAGGCTACGACATGACCGAGTTGCTGAGCGCAGCGCTGCTGGACATGCACTGGCACAGCCTGCACGTGGGTGAGTCGGTCGTGGACGTTAATGCCTTTGAAGCGGCGGCGCTGGCACAGGAAAGCGTGGCCATTGAGGCCATACCGCCGCGTTATCGCAGTAGCTATTTTGCCCATATCTTCGGCGGCGGTTACGCAGCGGGGTATTACGCTTATCTCTGGACCCAGATGCTGGCCGACGATGGTTTTAAATGGTTTGAGGAGCAGGGCGGTTTAAGTCGCGAAAACGGCGAGCGGTTCCGTGAGGAGATTTTGTCACGTGGCAACAGCAGCGAATTGTCGGCACTGTATCGGAACTGGCGCGGTCATGACCCACTTATCGAGCCGATGCTGGAAAATCGCGGTCTGACAGACGAGTAA
- a CDS encoding DUF1161 domain-containing protein, protein MKHSLWTGVVLCLAAVPAIAEQNSCERVKSQIEQRIIQNGVPESGFTLSIVPNDQANQPDAQVVGHCANDTQKILYTRTTSGNYPVSGESSSDAGTPEPQQ, encoded by the coding sequence ATGAAACACTCCCTCTGGACTGGCGTAGTGCTGTGCCTGGCCGCCGTTCCGGCCATAGCTGAACAGAATTCATGTGAAAGAGTGAAGTCGCAGATTGAACAGCGCATCATCCAGAATGGTGTGCCAGAATCCGGCTTTACGCTCAGTATTGTACCTAACGATCAGGCAAACCAGCCCGACGCCCAGGTTGTTGGGCATTGTGCTAACGATACGCAAAAAATTCTCTATACGCGCACCACCAGCGGCAACTACCCGGTGAGCGGTGAAAGCTCCAGCGACGCAGGCACGCCTGAGCCACAGCAGTGA
- a CDS encoding YnfC family lipoprotein, producing MKTACLSGLALMSGLVLSACDNDARESVAYTPEMASFANEFDFDPLRGPVRQFRQMLLNQNGEVRKMVTGILNTEGCFEALEFHDIDNNTGAALVRERDALLDAFTKEPRIHLNGHCQLAQLPAAGLMYETDSRGFVTGAKSAEVNVSYRYDSDGYPLGKITSTGGDTFTVSASATQWDKKLNGQVINALNGKTVTTVRQSCEYDARHNPLSCQLEVRNTSAKPPTVAHYSIKNNIEYY from the coding sequence GTGAAGACTGCATGTTTATCAGGCCTGGCGCTGATGAGCGGGCTGGTGTTAAGTGCCTGTGATAACGATGCTCGTGAGTCGGTCGCCTACACCCCGGAGATGGCAAGCTTTGCCAACGAGTTTGATTTTGATCCACTGCGCGGGCCGGTCAGGCAATTTCGCCAGATGTTGCTTAACCAAAACGGTGAAGTCAGAAAAATGGTGACCGGTATCCTTAACACTGAAGGGTGCTTCGAGGCGCTTGAATTTCATGACATTGATAACAATACCGGCGCGGCGCTGGTGCGTGAGCGTGATGCTTTGCTTGATGCGTTTACCAAAGAGCCACGCATTCATCTTAACGGACACTGCCAGCTTGCTCAGTTGCCTGCCGCGGGGCTGATGTATGAAACCGATTCACGCGGTTTTGTGACCGGCGCAAAGAGCGCTGAGGTAAACGTGTCATATCGTTATGACAGCGACGGTTACCCGCTAGGCAAAATTACCTCTACCGGTGGCGATACCTTTACGGTGAGCGCCAGCGCGACGCAGTGGGATAAAAAGCTCAACGGGCAGGTGATTAACGCGCTGAATGGCAAAACGGTTACTACCGTGCGCCAGTCCTGCGAGTACGACGCGCGCCACAATCCGCTCAGCTGTCAGCTTGAAGTGCGCAACACCAGCGCGAAGCCGCCGACCGTCGCACACTATTCCATCAAAAATAATATCGAGTACTACTGA
- a CDS encoding MerR family transcriptional regulator, with protein MSTFTIDVLAIQCGVSTANLRAWQRCGLIEPKCDAQGHRYYDFTHVTHVTQIVRALANGIALGNVAEHLQGSETCSCAGWQEVQALLLENCRTDTPGGLRDSLWRLGRELPPSLLVNQVIRPLRQRLLADKSVQASLWRIRLDSALTEYATRVVAASRKRPGGTLLILGMNLLDSLEPWLEAIRYGAEGLRLEVLAGAIALPPLTAGMYEHIIVWNDIPLSPQQAVLFRAWQQEGLPVIAAGSSKVQTLQPQT; from the coding sequence ATGAGTACATTTACGATTGATGTGCTGGCTATACAGTGTGGTGTTTCTACGGCGAATTTACGTGCCTGGCAGCGCTGTGGCCTGATTGAACCAAAATGCGATGCCCAGGGGCATCGCTATTACGATTTCACACACGTAACGCACGTCACGCAGATTGTGCGGGCACTTGCGAACGGTATTGCACTGGGCAATGTGGCAGAACATTTACAGGGAAGTGAAACATGCAGTTGCGCAGGCTGGCAGGAGGTGCAGGCGTTGCTGCTTGAAAACTGCAGGACTGACACGCCAGGTGGGCTACGCGACAGCCTCTGGCGATTGGGGCGCGAGCTGCCGCCGAGTTTGCTGGTAAACCAGGTCATTCGTCCGCTACGACAGAGGCTACTGGCAGACAAGAGCGTGCAGGCAAGCCTGTGGCGCATCCGTCTTGATAGTGCGTTAACGGAATACGCAACCCGTGTCGTTGCGGCCAGTCGCAAGCGCCCAGGTGGTACCCTCCTGATTCTGGGGATGAACCTGCTGGATAGCCTGGAGCCGTGGCTTGAAGCAATACGTTATGGTGCAGAAGGCCTGCGTCTGGAAGTGCTGGCCGGAGCCATTGCGTTACCGCCGCTCACCGCCGGGATGTATGAACATATTATTGTCTGGAATGATATACCGCTGAGCCCGCAACAGGCCGTGCTATTTCGCGCCTGGCAGCAGGAAGGTTTACCTGTCATTGCTGCCGGAAGTAGTAAAGTCCAGACGTTACAGCCGCAGACGTAA
- the dmsD gene encoding Tat proofreading chaperone DmsD codes for MSNDVTTKLTTIELTGRVLGALFYYEPGSEAAAPLVAMLRQPGWETQWPVASDKLSLLAQEMARESDTETLEQAWQRLFIGPYALPAPPWGSVWLDRENVLFGDSTLALRGWMQQNGIAHNSEMNEPEDQFGTLLMLAAWLASEGREQALDELLALHLFPWSARFLEQFVDGAQHPFWQALGELAQLTLNDWQHALTLPVAQYKLYR; via the coding sequence ATGAGTAATGATGTGACAACAAAACTAACGACGATTGAGCTTACTGGCCGCGTGCTGGGCGCACTGTTTTATTACGAGCCGGGCAGCGAGGCCGCCGCCCCTCTGGTTGCTATGTTGCGCCAGCCTGGTTGGGAAACCCAGTGGCCGGTGGCAAGTGACAAGCTGAGCCTACTTGCTCAAGAAATGGCTCGTGAATCTGACACTGAAACGCTGGAGCAAGCCTGGCAACGCCTGTTCATTGGCCCCTACGCACTGCCTGCGCCGCCCTGGGGCTCGGTCTGGCTGGATCGCGAAAATGTGTTGTTTGGTGACTCGACGCTGGCGCTACGTGGCTGGATGCAGCAAAACGGCATCGCCCATAACAGCGAGATGAATGAGCCGGAAGATCAGTTCGGCACCCTGCTGATGCTCGCCGCCTGGCTTGCCAGTGAAGGCCGCGAGCAGGCGCTCGACGAGCTGCTGGCCTTGCATCTGTTTCCGTGGTCAGCACGCTTTCTGGAGCAGTTTGTTGATGGTGCACAGCATCCGTTCTGGCAGGCACTGGGCGAGCTGGCGCAGTTAACGCTCAACGACTGGCAACATGCCCTGACGCTCCCGGTCGCGCAGTATAAATTGTATCGCTAA
- the uraH gene encoding hydroxyisourate hydrolase, with protein MKFAIGCAMSMLSFAALAAPEGTLSVHILNQQTGLPSPGVTVTLEKNSNGKWSAVAESKTDSDGRIKSLYPAAADMNPGVYKVTFHTGDYFNAEGKKTFFPEVPVIFSVTEKNQKLHIPLLLSQYGYSTYRGS; from the coding sequence ATGAAATTTGCGATTGGCTGCGCCATGTCAATGTTAAGTTTTGCTGCGCTGGCAGCGCCGGAGGGAACGCTCAGTGTCCATATTCTCAACCAGCAAACCGGGCTGCCTTCACCGGGTGTTACGGTAACGCTGGAAAAAAACAGTAATGGCAAATGGAGTGCTGTTGCAGAGTCAAAAACCGACAGCGATGGCCGGATTAAATCGCTCTATCCTGCTGCGGCTGATATGAATCCAGGGGTTTATAAGGTGACTTTTCATACTGGCGATTATTTTAACGCTGAGGGTAAAAAGACCTTCTTCCCGGAAGTACCGGTGATATTTAGTGTGACGGAAAAAAATCAGAAGCTACATATTCCATTACTGCTAAGCCAGTACGGATATTCAACGTACCGGGGCAGTTGA
- a CDS encoding dimethyl sulfoxide reductase subunit A — protein MSTLSHPDGISRRTLVKSSALGALALAAGGIALPFTVKKAAAGVANALAPADSRVVWGACSVNCGSRCALRLHVRDDEVWRVETDNTGDDSYGNHQVRACLRGRSIRRRINHPQRLNYPMKRVGKRGEGKFERISWDEALDTLASRLKHTVEQYGNEAVYLNYSSGIVGGNITRSSPYASLVARLMNCYGGFLSHYGTYSTAQIACAMPYTYGSNDGNSTSDIENSQLVVMFGNNPAETRMSGGGITWYLEQARERSNARMIVIDPRYTDTAAGREDEWIPIRPGTDAALVAGIAWVLITENKVNQPFLDKYCVGYDETTLPAGAPTNGHYKAYILGQGDDGVAKTPQWAAQITGIPADRIIKLAREIGDAKPAYICQGWGPQRHANGEQTARAIAMLPILTGNVGINGGNSGARESTYTITIERMPVLENPVKTAISVFTWTDAITRAQEMTHTRDGVRGKEKLDVPIKFIWNYAGNTLVNQHSDINRTHDILQDDSLCETIVVIDNFMTSSAKYADLLLPDLMTVEQEDIIPNDYAGNMGYLIFSQPATAPKFERRPVYDILSDVAKRLGPDVFQAFTEGRSQREWLEHLYATMQARDPALPSFEALRQMGIYKRKDPNGHFVAYKAFRDDPQANPLKTPSGKIEIYSERLAQIAASWQLEKDDMISALPVYAPGFESWESPERSRFPLQMFGFHYKARTHSTYANIDVLNAACPQEVWLNPVDAAQRGISNGDTVRVFNHRGEVRLAAKVTPRIMPGVTAMGQGAWHDVRMDGDRIDKGGCVNTLTTLRPSPLAKGNPQHSNLVEIEKV, from the coding sequence ATGTCAACGTTATCTCATCCTGACGGCATCAGCCGTCGTACTCTGGTCAAATCATCGGCGCTGGGCGCTCTGGCACTGGCTGCTGGCGGCATTGCTTTGCCGTTTACGGTTAAAAAGGCTGCCGCTGGCGTGGCAAACGCACTCGCGCCTGCAGACAGCCGCGTAGTCTGGGGCGCCTGTTCGGTGAACTGTGGCAGCCGCTGCGCACTGCGCCTGCATGTACGTGACGATGAAGTCTGGCGGGTGGAAACAGACAATACGGGTGATGACAGCTACGGCAATCATCAGGTGCGCGCCTGTCTGCGCGGGCGCTCCATCCGCAGACGAATTAATCATCCGCAACGGCTTAACTATCCCATGAAGCGCGTGGGCAAGCGCGGTGAAGGGAAATTCGAGCGCATTTCCTGGGACGAGGCGCTGGACACGCTGGCCTCACGGCTTAAACACACCGTGGAGCAATACGGCAACGAAGCTGTGTATCTCAACTACTCTTCCGGTATTGTCGGCGGCAACATCACCCGCTCCTCGCCTTACGCCTCTCTGGTCGCCAGGCTGATGAACTGCTATGGCGGTTTCCTCAGCCATTACGGCACCTACAGCACCGCGCAAATTGCCTGCGCGATGCCCTACACCTACGGCAGCAACGACGGCAACAGCACCTCGGATATTGAAAACAGCCAGCTGGTAGTGATGTTCGGCAATAACCCGGCAGAAACCCGCATGAGCGGCGGCGGTATTACCTGGTACCTTGAGCAGGCGCGCGAGCGCTCGAATGCACGCATGATCGTTATCGATCCTCGCTATACCGACACCGCCGCCGGGCGCGAAGACGAGTGGATCCCTATTCGTCCCGGCACCGATGCCGCACTGGTTGCTGGCATTGCCTGGGTACTGATTACGGAAAATAAGGTCAACCAGCCGTTTCTGGATAAATACTGTGTCGGTTACGACGAAACAACCCTGCCCGCAGGCGCCCCGACCAACGGGCACTATAAAGCCTACATTCTCGGCCAGGGCGACGACGGCGTAGCAAAAACGCCGCAGTGGGCCGCGCAGATAACCGGCATTCCCGCTGATCGTATTATCAAACTGGCGCGTGAAATCGGTGACGCGAAGCCTGCCTACATTTGCCAGGGCTGGGGTCCACAGCGCCACGCTAACGGTGAGCAAACCGCACGCGCTATCGCCATGCTGCCCATTCTCACCGGCAACGTTGGCATAAACGGCGGCAACAGCGGCGCGCGTGAGTCTACGTATACCATCACCATTGAGCGCATGCCGGTACTTGAAAACCCGGTTAAGACGGCCATTTCGGTGTTCACCTGGACTGATGCCATTACCCGCGCCCAGGAGATGACCCACACACGCGACGGCGTGCGCGGTAAAGAAAAGCTCGATGTACCCATCAAGTTTATCTGGAACTATGCTGGCAACACGCTGGTCAATCAGCATTCAGACATCAACCGCACTCACGATATTTTGCAGGACGACAGCCTGTGCGAAACCATTGTGGTCATCGACAACTTTATGACCTCCTCGGCGAAATACGCTGACCTGCTGCTGCCTGATTTGATGACTGTGGAACAGGAAGACATTATTCCAAACGACTACGCCGGCAACATGGGTTATCTGATTTTCAGCCAACCTGCCACCGCGCCGAAGTTTGAGCGCCGCCCTGTCTATGACATTCTGAGCGATGTGGCAAAACGCCTGGGGCCGGATGTATTCCAGGCCTTTACCGAAGGCCGCAGCCAGCGCGAATGGCTTGAACATCTCTACGCCACCATGCAGGCCCGGGATCCCGCATTGCCCTCCTTTGAGGCGCTTCGCCAGATGGGGATTTACAAGCGTAAAGACCCGAACGGCCATTTCGTTGCCTATAAAGCCTTTCGTGACGACCCGCAGGCCAACCCATTGAAAACGCCGTCAGGCAAGATTGAAATCTACTCCGAGCGACTGGCGCAGATTGCAGCTAGCTGGCAGCTGGAAAAAGACGACATGATAAGTGCTCTGCCGGTTTACGCTCCGGGCTTTGAAAGCTGGGAGTCGCCGGAGCGCAGCCGCTTCCCGCTGCAAATGTTCGGCTTTCACTACAAGGCACGTACCCATTCCACCTACGCCAATATTGATGTTCTCAACGCCGCCTGCCCGCAGGAAGTCTGGCTTAATCCGGTTGATGCCGCCCAGCGCGGCATCAGCAACGGCGATACCGTGCGGGTGTTTAACCACCGCGGCGAGGTGCGGCTGGCAGCGAAAGTGACACCGCGTATCATGCCCGGCGTCACGGCCATGGGCCAGGGCGCCTGGCACGATGTCAGAATGGACGGTGACCGTATCGACAAAGGCGGCTGTGTGAACACCCTCACCACGCTGCGGCCTTCACCGCTGGCCAAAGGCAACCCGCAGCACTCAAACCTGGTGGAGATTGAGAAGGTCTGA
- a CDS encoding DUF1283 family protein, producing the protein MTTLRNRLALVLLPLAFSTAAVLSAPVTAQTNKLIIESGDNASSRQRAEMDKEQWSNTRTLRQKVNRRTEKEWDKTDAAYDLRDNCLKSANVNVYWEANTERCLDRRTGRPILAP; encoded by the coding sequence ATGACGACGCTACGTAACCGTCTGGCGCTGGTGCTCCTGCCACTGGCATTTTCTACTGCCGCCGTACTGAGCGCGCCAGTCACAGCACAGACCAACAAATTGATCATCGAGTCCGGCGACAATGCCAGCAGTCGCCAGCGCGCGGAGATGGATAAAGAGCAGTGGAGCAACACCCGCACGCTGCGCCAGAAGGTTAACCGTCGCACAGAAAAAGAGTGGGACAAAACCGACGCCGCGTATGACCTGCGCGACAACTGCCTGAAAAGCGCTAACGTGAATGTCTACTGGGAAGCCAACACCGAGCGCTGCCTCGACAGACGCACTGGCCGTCCCATACTCGCCCCGTGA
- a CDS encoding GntR family transcriptional regulator: MAADTLNASQPVNQQIYHILRKDIVECHIAPGTLLSEKEVSVRFEVSRQPVREAFIKLAENGFIQILPQRGSYVNKISIHQVINGCFVREAIERAVVRRAISRVDDSKLWRLEQNIQQQRSAVERHQPNDFFVLDNEFHQLLAQIADCRLAWDTVENIKAAMDRVRYINPGHLTTPNVLLEQHNAIFNALVQRDTTAADAAMLHHLHDIREAILIIHQENSDWFTQE, translated from the coding sequence ATGGCCGCCGATACGCTTAATGCCAGTCAGCCCGTCAATCAGCAAATTTATCACATTCTGCGCAAGGATATCGTGGAGTGCCATATTGCACCGGGAACACTGCTTTCGGAAAAAGAAGTATCGGTGCGCTTTGAGGTTTCCCGCCAACCGGTGCGCGAAGCCTTCATCAAACTGGCCGAGAACGGCTTTATTCAGATTCTTCCTCAGCGCGGCAGCTACGTTAACAAGATCTCCATCCATCAGGTGATTAACGGCTGTTTCGTGCGTGAAGCCATTGAGCGCGCCGTCGTGCGCCGCGCAATATCACGCGTTGATGACAGCAAATTGTGGCGCCTGGAGCAAAACATCCAGCAGCAGCGCAGCGCGGTAGAACGCCACCAGCCTAATGACTTCTTCGTACTCGACAACGAGTTCCACCAACTGCTGGCACAGATTGCAGACTGCAGGCTGGCATGGGATACGGTTGAAAACATTAAGGCTGCAATGGACAGGGTGCGCTATATCAATCCGGGCCACCTCACTACGCCCAACGTGCTCCTGGAGCAACATAACGCGATTTTTAACGCACTGGTCCAGCGCGACACCACGGCAGCCGATGCCGCGATGCTTCACCACCTGCATGACATACGCGAAGCAATTCTGATAATTCACCAGGAAAACAGCGACTGGTTTACTCAGGAGTAA
- the speG gene encoding spermidine N1-acetyltransferase gives MAHPDVRLRPLEREDLRFVHQLDNNASVMRYWFEEPYEAFVELSDLYDKHIHDQSERRFVVECNGENAGLVELVEINHIHRRAEFQIIISPEHQGKGLASSAARLAMDYGFTVLNLYKLYLIVDKENAKAIHIYEKLGFMVEGELIHEFFINGEYRNTIRMCIFQHQYLAGHKAPDGNLLKPTAQ, from the coding sequence ATGGCTCATCCTGACGTCAGGCTACGCCCTCTTGAGCGAGAGGACCTGCGTTTTGTTCACCAACTCGACAATAACGCCAGTGTGATGCGTTACTGGTTTGAAGAGCCTTACGAGGCCTTTGTGGAGCTGTCAGACCTTTATGATAAGCACATCCACGACCAGAGCGAGCGCCGTTTTGTAGTGGAATGCAATGGTGAAAACGCGGGCCTGGTAGAACTGGTCGAAATCAACCACATTCACCGCCGTGCCGAATTCCAGATAATCATTTCGCCGGAGCACCAGGGCAAAGGCCTGGCTTCCAGCGCAGCCAGGCTTGCGATGGATTACGGCTTTACCGTGCTCAATCTCTATAAACTGTATCTGATTGTTGATAAAGAGAACGCGAAGGCGATTCACATCTACGAAAAGCTGGGGTTTATGGTGGAAGGCGAACTTATTCACGAGTTCTTCATCAACGGCGAGTATCGCAATACTATCCGTATGTGCATTTTCCAGCACCAGTATCTGGCCGGACACAAGGCACCCGACGGCAATTTGCTCAAGCCCACGGCGCAGTAG
- the ydfG gene encoding bifunctional NADP-dependent 3-hydroxy acid dehydrogenase/3-hydroxypropionate dehydrogenase YdfG → MIILVTGATAGFGEAIARRFIKNGHKVIATGRRQARLLELKDELGDALYPIELDVRNRAAVEEAIAALPAQWRDIDVLVNNAGLALGLEPAHRANVDDWETMIDTNNKGLVYMTRAVLPGMVERNRGHIINMGSTAGSWPYSGGNVYGATKAFVRQFSLNLRTDLHGTRLRVTDIEPGLVGGTEFSNVRFKGDEGKVEQTYKDSNALTAEDVTEAVWWVATLPAHVNINTLEMMPVSQSFAGLSVHRQQ, encoded by the coding sequence ATGATAATTCTGGTTACAGGTGCTACCGCAGGTTTTGGTGAGGCTATCGCCCGCCGCTTTATTAAAAACGGCCACAAAGTGATTGCCACTGGCCGCCGTCAGGCGCGCCTGCTTGAGCTTAAAGATGAGCTGGGCGATGCGCTTTATCCCATAGAGCTTGATGTGCGCAACCGCGCCGCCGTTGAGGAAGCTATCGCCGCATTACCGGCTCAGTGGCGCGATATTGACGTGCTGGTCAATAACGCAGGTCTGGCACTGGGCCTGGAGCCAGCGCACCGCGCGAATGTTGATGACTGGGAAACCATGATTGACACCAACAACAAAGGGCTGGTGTATATGACCCGCGCCGTGCTGCCCGGCATGGTGGAGCGCAACCGTGGCCACATTATTAATATGGGCTCAACGGCGGGCAGTTGGCCCTATTCCGGCGGCAACGTATACGGCGCAACCAAGGCTTTTGTGCGCCAGTTCAGTCTGAACCTGCGTACCGATTTGCACGGCACCCGGCTTCGCGTCACCGATATAGAACCTGGGCTTGTGGGCGGAACCGAGTTCTCAAACGTGCGCTTTAAAGGCGACGAAGGCAAAGTGGAGCAAACCTACAAAGACAGCAACGCCCTGACCGCCGAAGACGTGACGGAAGCCGTATGGTGGGTGGCAACTCTGCCCGCCCATGTGAATATCAATACGTTAGAAATGATGCCGGTCAGCCAGAGCTTTGCCGGGCTTAGCGTACACAGACAGCAATAA
- a CDS encoding ABC transporter permease, whose amino-acid sequence MHLTFAKRAVLGILALLVVLTLVVWGVGPQTISARKVDLIYLGQQHMILVFSSLTLALLVGIPSGIVLSRPFARRWAEYVMQIFNIGNTLPPLAVLALAMVLIGIGDKPAIIALFLASLLPIVRNTFAGLCSVPPPLIEAAKGIGMTRIQRLWQVELPAAWPVILSGIRIATAINVGTAPLAFLIGASSYGEMIFPGIYLNDFPTLILGATATALIALILDMLLAALGRWLSPHLA is encoded by the coding sequence ATGCATCTGACTTTCGCAAAGCGTGCCGTGCTGGGCATTCTGGCGCTGCTGGTGGTGCTCACCCTGGTGGTCTGGGGCGTGGGGCCGCAAACGATCAGCGCGCGTAAAGTTGACCTGATTTATCTCGGCCAGCAGCACATGATTCTGGTCTTCAGTTCGCTGACGCTGGCGCTGCTGGTCGGCATACCCAGCGGTATTGTATTAAGTCGCCCTTTTGCGCGCCGCTGGGCCGAGTACGTCATGCAGATTTTCAATATCGGCAACACGTTACCGCCGCTGGCGGTGCTGGCACTGGCGATGGTATTGATTGGTATTGGCGACAAACCGGCCATTATCGCGCTTTTTCTCGCCTCGCTGCTGCCGATTGTCCGTAATACTTTTGCCGGGTTGTGTTCGGTGCCGCCACCGCTGATTGAAGCGGCCAAAGGCATCGGTATGACCCGCATTCAACGCCTGTGGCAAGTGGAACTGCCGGCTGCCTGGCCGGTCATTCTGTCAGGTATACGCATTGCCACTGCCATTAACGTCGGCACTGCACCGCTGGCTTTTCTGATTGGTGCCAGCAGCTATGGTGAAATGATTTTTCCGGGGATTTACCTTAACGACTTCCCGACGCTTATCCTGGGGGCCACCGCAACAGCGCTGATCGCCTTAATTCTCGATATGCTGCTCGCCGCACTTGGACGCTGGCTGAGCCCACATCTGGCTTAA